TTTTTGTTTGTAGCACTCACTTTTAGCGCTCTTCCCGATGTCTGTTACCACCGCCCCCGTTCTTACCGCCGACCAGTTGGCCGCTGGCCTTACCTACGCTGCCTACCGCCAGCACATCACCGCAGTGCTGGCCGCCCAGGGCCCCGACCCGCAGCTGGCCAAAATGCTGCCCCACTACCGAGAGGGCGAGGCCCGCATGAACGCCCTGGTCCCCACGGTGGCCGTGCTGCCCGAGCTGCAAGCGGCCTTGCAACGCATTGCGGGGCAATACGTTTGGGTAGTTATCACCGAAGGCTGGTGCGGCGATGCGGCCCAGCTCGTGCCCGTGATTGAGGCCGTAGCCCAGGCCAGCAACGGCCGCCTCGCCACTCGCTACTTCCTGCGCGACGCCAACCCCGACCTCATCGACCGCTACCTCACCAATGGCGGCCGCGCCATCCCGATGACCGTCTTGCTCCGCGCCGACTCGATGGCCGAGGCCGCCGTGTGGGGCCCCCGCCCGGCCCCCGCCCAAGCCCTGTTCCAAACCCTGAAAGCCAGCCAAACGCCCTTCGCCGAGCTGGCCGCCCAGCTCCACGGCTGGTACGCCCAGGATGCCACCCGCACCACCCAGCACGAGCTGCTGGCGCTGGTGCAGCAGTTAGGTTAGGCTGCTTGGGGCCCTAACTCGCCCACACCGGGGTCCAGTTAGACCCATTTTATTAACCCAAAAAAGGCCGTTCCCTGCGCAGGGAACGGCCTTTTTGGGTTTAGCAAGATTGTAATTAATTCAGTGGCGTTAGTCCCAAGTCAGTTGCCTGAACGTTGTCCACCGTGATGCCCGTGCGCACCACGTTTTTATACGCTGGCTGGCCGGCCGGGGCCCCCACAGTTGGGAAGAACTGCACTTGGTACGTACCCGCTGGCAGGCCCCGCAATTGGAAGGCGCCTGAGGCGTCGGCATACGTGCTCACCGTGTCGGGACCCAGGATGGACGAGCGAATGGCTAGTACTTGAGGCCGCGCCGCTGCCGGGCTCACGAGGCCGCCCAAGCCGCCTTTGAGGTCCTGGGCCACCAGCCGGATGACCGGCTTTAGCAGGTAGCGCTCCTTTTTGTCGTTGCCGGCCTTCCAGTTACCGCGCTCCACGATGGACTTGGCCACGTCGAAATCGAGCAGCAGCTGAAACGTTTCGCGCTGCTTCAGCGTGACCTTGTCGAGCTTGAGTTTTACGCCCGAGGTTTGGCCGCTGGGCGTTTTCAGGTCGTATTGCTGGCCGTCGGTGCCCACCACGTAGCTGTTGGGGCCCAGGATGAGCCGGATTTCCTTCAAGTCGCCGGGCGCGAAGTCGGTGTTCACCAACAGGGCCGATTTACCGTTCACGTAGTCGAGCACGTTCACGGTTTGGGGCGTGAAGTTCAGCGTTTGCCAGCCGTCGGGGTTGCCTTCGTCCTTGAGGTGCACTTCAATCTGGCGCACGTCCAGTACCACGCTGTTGAAGTTACCGGGGGCGTCCGTCAGCCGCACTTCCAGCTTGGCCGCGGTGGCGCTGGGGTCGTCCGACGTGCTTTTCGAGCAGCTTGCCAAACCCAGCAGCGCCGCGCCGGCCAAGCCCAGGAAAGAATAATTTTTCATAAGGTGGTGGTAAAAAAGAAGAGATAAGGTGAACAGGAAATGCTAAAAGAGAACAATAGGCAGAATAAACAGGATGCAAAAACGCTCCGATAACCAATTGGTTATCGGAGCGTTCCGTTCAAAAACCCTGCCGGAAGAACCGGCCTTACTTCCTCGTGGTATCGGCGGCGGCCGGAGCAACAGCGGGCGCAGCAGCTTTCTTGCGGCCCCCAAACAGGCTGTTCAGGCCCGCGCCTATGGCTTGCTTGGCTTTCTCCTGGGCCTCCAGCTTCTTCTTTTGCAGCTCCAGGTTCAGCTGCTCCTGCGAGTTTTGCTGGGTGGTGGCGGTGGCTTTCTGGGTGCTGTCGGTCTTTGCCCGGTTCTTGGTGGCCAGGCCCAGCAGGGCGTCGGTAAGCTTGGTCTTCACCACATTCGTCACGATGGCCTTGCCCTGGTCCTTGAGGCTGCCGCTGGTCAGCTTCACCACCGGGCTCGCCATGCTGCCCCCGATGTTCAGGCCCAGCGTCACCCGGTCGGTGCCCTGGATGTTTTGCACGCCAGTGAGCTGCGTGAGCTTGCCGCTCAGCGCATTGCCCAGTTTGCCGGTGGGCGCGTTGATGGCCGTGACGTAGGACAGCAGGCCCGCCAAGCTATTCGAGCCTCCCACCGTCATCTTCACGTCGCCAATGGCCAGGTCGAAGGGCTTCACCACGAAGTTGCCGTTCACAATCTGGGCGTTCACAATCTTGTTCAGCACTTGCAGGTTTTTGAGCTCGGGCAAGGTCGTCAGGCTCGAAATCTGGCTCAGCACCGGCGACTGCAACACGCTGGCCTTCACGATGTCAAACAAGCCCGTGCCGCTCAGCGTGCTCAGCTTGGGGAACATGTCCTGGCCCATTTCGCCACTCACGTTGAAGTTGGTGCCGAACACGCCCTGCACTGCTGCGGCCAGCGGCACCAGCGCTTTCACCGTGTTGAAAGCCTTGAAAGCGTTCTGGAAATCGAGGTTTTTAATGTTCAACCCAAGGTCGAACTTGGGGTGCGCCAGGTTTTGGGTGTTGTAGCTGCCGGTGGTGCCAAAAGTGGCCCCCAGCGTGTTGAAAGTCAAGTCCTTCAGCGTAGCAATCTGGTTGTTCACGGCCACCGTGCCGCTGGCGTTGGTCAGTTTCAGGTTGTCGTAGGTTACGTTGTCCACCTTGCTGTTCAGCACCAGGTCGAAGAACTTCGGGATTTCCAGCACGCCGGTGGCCTTCGCCGGGGCCCCCTGGCCGGTGGCGGTCGACTTGTTGCTCACCGGGTCCACCATCCACTCGTTGGCGTTGAAGTTGTGCGAGGTCACGTTCATCGTGCCCTTCAGCGCCTGGCCCGGCGTGAAGAGGTAGCCCAGGTAGTTGCTCACCGTGCCGTTGGCGGCAAAGTCGGAGCTGCCGGCCGTGCCGTTCACGTTTTGCAGCACAATCTGGTTGTTGTTGAACGTGCCCGCCGCGCTGCTGATGTTCACGCCCTGCGGCAGGTCTTTGCTCTTGTATGTCACATTCTTGGCCTGCACCGTGCCGCTGGCTTTCACGTTCTGGTAGCGGCCGGCTTCCACGTCGGCCATATTGCCGGCGGCGGCGATGTTGCCCGATACGCGCCCGGTCACGGTCATGCCCGCCAGCGGGAAAATCTTGGTGATTTTGGTCAGGTCCACCGTGCCCTTCACGTTGGCGTCGAACACCGGCTGGTTGATGTTGTGGGCCGTGAGGCGGCCGTCGAGCGGCTCGCCCTCCAGCACCATGTGGAACTGGGGCAGGTTCACGTAGGTATCGTTCACCTGGCCTGTGGTGTTCACCACCGTCCCGCTCAGGTTGATGTCCTCAATCGGGGCCGGAAACTTGTTCGACTTCACGTAGCCGTTGGTCATTTTGATGGCGGCGTTCACCACCGGCATCTGCGTTTTCGAGTAGGTGCCCTTGCCCGTGGCGTCCACCGCCAGCTGGCCGCGCATGCTGAGGCCCGGCACCGGGTACACCTTCAGGGCCTCGGCCAGGTTCACGTTGGCTTTCACACGGCCGTCGACCTTCATCGGCTCCAGGCCGTCGATGGTCACGTTGCCGTCCACGGGGTTGGGCCCCAGGTCGAGGTGAAACTGCGACACGTTCACTTTCACGTTGTTGGTGAAGCCCGAGGGGTTGTCCACCACCAGTTGAACGTTGATGTTCTTGGCTTCCTGCGGCAGGTCGGGGTACTTGAAGCGGCCGTTGGTTACGGCCAGGTTCACGCCGTAGCCGGGCATCCGCAGCTTGTTTTGCGTGCCCTTGTAGTAGCCGTCGAAGGCCACTTGGCCGCTGGTTTCCACGTTCTTAAACTTGTCGGTGTACACGCCCGGCACCAGGCTGAGCAGAGTTTTGAAGTCCGTTTCCAGGGCCCTAAACGTCACGTCGTAGGTAATGTCCGTGGCATTCGGCAGCCCAATGGCCCCGGCAAAGCTGAACGGGAAGTCGTTGAGCTTGATCTTGTTGTCTTTGAAGGTGTACAGGTTTTTGTTCAGGTCCATGTTCATCGTCACGTCGGCGTCGAGCTTTTTGTCCGTCACGTAGGCCACGCCGCCGTAGGTCATGTCGAGGCGGCCGGCCGTGGTTTTCGACGTCATCTCGAACACGTTGCTGGCGAAGTCGCCGCTGCCGGTGTGGTTCACCTGGCGGGCCTCCATGCGGAAGGGCAGCGTCAGGTCTTCGTAGCGCAGGTGGCCGTCGGTCACTTTCCAGCCCTTGATGGCCAGCCGCACCTGGCTGGTGTCCTGGCCTTTGGCGGCGGCGGCCGAGTCCGAAATCATCACGTCCCAGTTGGTCCGCCCGCTTTTTAGCACCCGCAGGCTGACGTCGGGCCGGTCCAGCTCCACGTTGTTGATTTTGATTTCCTGTCCCTTAAGGACCGTCATCACGTCGAGGCCCACGCGCAGGCTGGGCAAGTAGGCCAGCGTGTCGCGGCCGAACGAGTCGAGCCCAATCACGCGCAGATTCTTGATGTCCAGCGTCAAATCCGGGAAGGAGTGGAGCACGCTCACGTCGATGCTATTCGGGTCGTACTGCACTTTGGCGCGCACACGTTGGGCAATCTGCTTGTCGGCCAGGGCCCTTAGCCGGTCTTTAAATAAGAACGGCGCGGCTACCACGGCCGCCAGCAGCAGCACCACCACTATTCCCAAACCAATCAGAATCTTCCGCATAGCCAGTCGTACTAAAGTGAATCGGGCAAAAATAGAACGGCCGCCCATTGCCCCACCTTAAACGGCGGGCTCGGGCCCCAGTGTTCATTTCCGGGGCCCCCGGCCGTACTTTCGTTGGCCGGCCGTACCAAAACCGGGCCCAACTGCGTTTTGCCTGCCCTTATGCTTTGCTCTCTTCCACTGCGCGGGGCCCCGGCCCGCTGGCTGGGGCGCGGCGCGGCGCTGCTGCTGGCCGTGGGCCTGGCCGCGCCCGCCGCCCAGGCCCAGGACGTGTATTTTTCGCAACCCTTCGCCACGCGCCTGCACGCCAACCCGGCCTTCACCGGCCTGATTGACGACTACAGCGTGACGCTGAGCTACCGCAACCAGCTGCCCACGCTGGCGGGCTCGTTTGTGACGACCCAGGCCGCGGCCGACTGGCGGCCCGACAAGCCCGGCCAACACCACGCCTTCGGCCTACTCGTGGACCAGGACCGGGCGGGCTCCGTGGGCTACACCCGCATCCAAGCCGGGGCCCTGTACGCCTACCACACCCGCCTGACCCGGCAGGTGGCCCTGAGCGGGGGCCTGCGCGCCAGCTACGGCCGCCAGCGCGTGAGCTACGGCAACTTCACGTTCGGCGACCAGATTTCGGCCGACGGCCAGCTCACGGGGCCCTCGGCCGAGGCCATCGACTTCGCGCCCAGCAACTACCTCAGCGTGGGCACCGGCGTAGTACTGTACTCCGACCAGGCTTGGCTGAGCATTGCCGGGCAGCACCTCAACCAGCCCAGCCTAGGGTTTCGGGCCCAAAGCCAGCTGCCACTGCTGCTGAACGTGAGCGGCGGCTACAAATTTTTTGTCCTGAAACCGGGCCCCGGCCGGGCCACCCGCGAGTTGAGTTATACGCCCGTGGCGGCCTACAGCCGGCAGGGCGGCTCGCAGCGCGTCGAGGCCGGATTGTATTTCACCGCGTCGCCCATCACGCTGGGGGCCGTGTACCGCAACCTTTTTGGCAACACTGGCGTTGGGCCGCAGCACGTGCTAGCCGTAGTGGCGGGGGTACAGACCGGGGGCCTGCGCCTGGGCTATAGCTACGACGTGGGCCTGAGTAGCTTAAGCGCAAATTTGGGCGGGGCCCACGAAATAACTTTAGCCATTAGGGCGTTTGACAAGCTCGAAAATGCCTACCAACGCTTGCACCGGAGAAATTATCCTATCGCGCCTTGCCCAGCATTCTAGATTCTTTGTAATATTGCATTTAAATTGCAACCGAATTAATACTGATAACGATTTCTCACCCCTAGTTGAACTAGTCCAGTCATGAAATTATCCAACTATCTATGCCTGGGCGCACTCGCACTCGGGGGCTTTTCAAGCTGCAAGCCGGGCGTCAGTGCGACCAACCCCGGCAAGGAGTCGTCGACCACGGGGGTCGAATACAACACCGAAAAGGGCATGCAGGTGTCCAGCTACAAGGGCATTCCGGCCGGCCCGGGCCTCGTGTTCATCGAGGGTGGCCGCACCGTACTGGGCACCCAGGAGGAGGACGTGACGCTCTCGCACGACAACATGGAGCGCACCGTCACCATTGCCTCGTTCTATATGGACGAAGCCGAGGTGGCCAACATCCACTGGCTGGAATATTTGCACTTTATCCGCACCGACTCGGCGGAGGAGTTTTATAAGTCGGCCCTGCCCGACACCACCGTGTGGGCCCGCGACCTGTCGTTCAACGACCCCTACGTAACGTATTACCTGCGCTACCCCGGCTTCCGCTTCTTCCCCGTGGTGGGCGTGAGCTGGCTGCAAGCCAACGACTATTGCACCTGGCGCACGGCCAAGGTGAATGAGGGCTTTGCTGCTAAAGCAGGCGGCTCAGGCAAAAAAAGTGGGGGATTGTTCTCGCGCAAAAAGAAAGACACCGCTGCCGAAGGCACCGCGTCTGCTGATAGCAAGAACCGCATCTCCATCGAAAACGGCAACACGCTGCCCAACTACCGCCTGCCCACCGAGGCCGAGTGGGAATACGCCGCCCTGGCCCTCATCGGCACCCAGGAAGTGGGCAACGAAAACCAGGAGGAAAAACGCATTTACCCCTGGGACGGCCGCACCACCCGCAACGCCTACGGCAGCAAGCAGGGCCAGTTCTTGGCCAACTTTAAGCGTGGCCGCGGCGACTACGCCGGCATTGCCGGCAGCCTGAACGACGGCGCCATGATTACGGAGCAGATTTATGCCTACCCGCCCAACGACTACGGCCTCTACAACATGGCCGGCAATGTGAACGAGTGGGTGCAGGACGTGTACCGCCCCCTCTCGTACCAGGACGTGGAAGACCTGAACCCCTTCCGCCGCAACGGCGTGCTGGACCCCGCCGATAAGTACGACAAGAAAGGTTACCAGTCGCTGATCGACGACAAAGTGCGCGTGTACAAAGGCGGCTCGTGGCGCGACGTGGCTTATTGGCTCTCGCCCGGCACCCGCCGCTTCATGGCCCAGGATTCGGCCACGGCCACCATCGGTTTCCGCTGCGCGATGATCAACGCCGGCAGCAACAAGTAGGACCGCAGATTACGTGGATTTAACGGATAAGAACGGATTCGAGAGGCTCCGTTCTTAGTTTCAAAGCAAAAAAAGGCGACCCGTACGGGTCGCCTTTTTTTGCTTTGAAATCCTCATAATCACCTATTGTACAGCGTTTACTTAGTAGAAACAGGGACCCTCGAATCCGTTCTTATCCGTTAAATCCACTTAATCTGCGGTCAAGCGCACGCGATGGTGGCAATGCTGATTTCCAGGGCCCCGGCAGCAAGCAGGGCCGCGCCGCAGGCTTCGAGGGTGGCGCCGGTGGTCAGCACATCGTCGACGAGCAGCACGCGGCGGCCGGCTACCGACGCGGCGTCGGCGGCTTCGAATACGGTGGCCACGTTGTCCCAACGCTCGGCGCGGTTTTTCTTGGTTTGGGTGGCCGTGTGGGCGGTGCGGCGCAGGGCAGGGGCCCAGGGCAAGGCCAGGCCGGCGGCTAGGCCTTCGGCAAATACTTCGGCCTGGTTGAAGCCGCGCTTGGCTAGCTTACGCGGGTGCAGCGGCACGGGTACGATGAGGTCGAAGTCGGCTGCCAAGCCTGCCGCGGCTAACTCGGCGCCGTAGAGGCGGCCCAAGGCCGTGCCCACGTCGCGCTGGCCGCCGTACTTGAGGCCATGCAGCAGGCGCTGCACCCGGCCCTGGCGCACAAACCGCAAGTAGCTGAGGGCGTGGCGCACCGGCAGTTTGCCCCAGAAGCGGCGGCCCAGCGGATTGGCTTCGGGCGGCAGGCGGTGGAAATCGGTGTAGGGCAGCTCGGCGCGGCAGTTGGTGCAGAGGTGCGCCTCGCCCCGGGCCAGCGGCTCGCGGCAGGCCGGGCACAAGCGCGGGAAAACCAGGCCCACGAAGTCGGCCAGCCAGGAGCGGAGCATGGGCGTAAATTTGCGTTTTAGTTGTTGGGGCCCCAGAACGTCACGCTTCACTGCGCGGACGCTAGATGAACATGACATTCTGGGGCCCCACTGAACAGCAAATAACCGATAATCTTACCATGTCCCAAGTAAACGAATTCAACGACTACCGCCAGCGGATGAACGAGAAGATTCTCGCCGCCGACAACAAGGTCATCAAGCGCTTTTTCAACCTCGACACCAACACCTACGTCGCCGGGGCCCTCGACGTGAAGACCAAGGAAATGCTGGGCCTGGCCTGCTCCCTGGTGCTGCGCTGCGACGACTGCATCAAGTACCACCTGGGCAAGTGCTTCGAGGAAAAGCTCTCGGACGAAGAAATTTACGAGGTGTTCGCCATCGCCAACCTCATCGGGGGCAGCATCGTCATCCCGCACTTCCGCCGCGCGGTGGAGTACTGGGAAATCCTGAAGGAGGAAGCCGGCCCGGGCCAGCCCGCGCCCGACCACGCCCACGCCCACGGGGGCCCCGCCGCATGAGCGACGACCTAAACCCGGCGCCGGAACACCTCGAGACCGAGGCCGATTTCGAGCACCGCTGGACCGCGCTGCTGGACGAGATGGAAACCCGCTTTGGCAAGCGCCCCGACCTGAACGCGCTGCTGCTGCTCATCGGCGTGCAGGAGCTGGGGCAGGGCGTGGCCGAATTCACCAAGGAGCAAAAGCAGGACCTGATGCACATCGCCACCTGCAAGCTCTTCAGCCTCAGCGGCCACTACGAGCTGGAGCGCGTGGACGAGGACGGCTGGCCGCACTACAAGCTGCTGCGCCCGGTGCCCTTCGCCTTCCTCAAAGAGCAGGAGCGCATGATGAAGTGGCACATGCTGGAGTATTTCAGCTTGGACGACTAAAGAATCAATTAATTATAAGGACGTCATGCAGAGCGCAGCGAAGCATCTTTTCCGCGTCACTAACTCATTCGTTGAACGATTGGGTTGGTAACGCGGAAAAGATGCTTCGCTGCGCTCTGCATGACGTCCTAAATTTTAAAGCAACCCACATTTGAAAATCATTTCTTACAATGTCAACGGCCTGCGCTCGGCCCTGAGCAAGGGGTTGCTCGACTGGGTGCAGCAGGCCGACCCGGACGTGCTCTGCCTCCAGGAAATAAAGGCCGGCGTGGGGCCCCTGGACGTGTCGGGCTTTGAGGCGCTGGGCTACTATGCCTACCTGCACCCCGCCCAAAAGCCCGGCTACAGCGGCGTGGCCACGTTCTCGAAAACCAAGCCCGTGGCCGTGGTGCACGGCTGCGGCACACCCGCCTACGACGACGAGGGCCGCGTGCTACGGCTCGATTTTGACGACGTGTCGGTGCTGAACACCTACATGCCCTCGGGCACAAGCGGGCTGGCGCGGCAGGCGTTTAAGGTGGAGTGGCTGCACTTTTTCCGGCGCTACGTGGCGGGGCTGCGGGCCGCGGGCGGGGCCCCGCTGCTCATCGGCGGCGACTTCAACTGCTGCCAGACCGAAATCGACCTGCACAACCCCAAGGCCAACCAGCAGAGTCCCGGCTACACGCCCGAGGAGCGCCAGTGGTTCCGCGATTTCCTCGCCGATGGCTTCGTCGATACCTTCCGCCACCACTACCCAGGGGCCCCCGGGCACTACTCGTGGTGGAGCTACCGGGCCGGCTCGCGCCCCCGCAACGTGGGCTGGCGCCTCGACCACTGGCTGGCCGACGCGGCCCTGCAACCGCGCCTGGCGGCGGCCGGCCTGCTGCCCGATGCCGTGCACTCCGACCACTGCCCGGCCTGGGTGGAACTCAATGGGTGAATGAGCGAATGAGTGAATCGGTGAATGAGGGCACTTTTTCATTCACCCATTCACCCATTCAATCATTCACCCATTGAATACCGTTGAACCAACGCGGCCGCGCTTTGCGTATCTTTCCTGAAGACAAGACCTGACTTATGGCTGTAGTGGTGGAGCGCGGCGCGCCCGGCGCGGACCAGTACCCGGCGCTGGCGCGGGTGCGGGCCGAGCTGGAAGCCTTCAAGCGCAAGTTTTACCTGAACTTACTGGTGCGGGGGGCCCTGGTGGCGGGCGGGCTGCTGCTCACGCTGTTCGTGGCCTTTAGCCTGCTCGAATACTTCCTGTACCTGCCCACGGCGGTGCGGGCGGTGCTGCTGTTCGGCTTTTTGGGGCTGGCGGCCTACGCCTTTGCGCGCTGGATTTGGCAGCCGCTGGCGGCCCTCACGAACCTACGCCGCCTGCTGAGCGACGAGCAGGCCGCCCGCCGCGTGGGCGAGCTGTTCCCGCAGGTGCAGGACCGCCTCCTGAACGCCCTTCAGCTGCAAGGCCAGGCCCGCGGCAACGCCCTGGTAGCCGCCAGCCTGGAGCAGCGCGCCGCCCAGCTCGGCCAAATCTCCTTCGCCGAAGGCATTGACATTCAGCAGCAAAGCCGCCCGCTGTGGAAATATGCGCTGGGGCCCCTGGCGCTGCTGGGGCTGGCGCTGGCCGTATTCCCGAGCTTTTTGAAGCAGGGCACCGAGCGGATCTGGCACTACCAGCGGGCGTATTCGCCGCCCGCGCCGTTTGAATTCGTGCTGAAAAACAAGCAGTTGACGGCCTTCCGGGGCGAGAATTTTACCTTGGACGTGACGGTGACCGGCAGCGCTTTGCCGGCCGAAGCCAGCGTCCGCTACGGGGGCTCCGAGCGCAAGATGCAGCGCGTGGCGGGCCACCCCGACCAGTTTCGCTACGTGTTTGAGCAGCCCCAGGCCGACGTGGATTTCCAGCTGACCGGCGCCGGCTTCGCCTCGCCCGAGCACCGGCTGGTGGTGCGGGAGCGGCCCAGCCTGCGCGATTTCAAGGTGCGCATCACCTACCCCGCCTACACCGGCCGGGGCCCCGAAACCGTGGAAAACGGCGGCAACCTGACCGTGCCCGAGGGCAGCACCGTACGCTGGGAATTTGCCACGGCCGCCACCCAGGCCCTGGCCCTGGTGTTTGAGAACCCGGCCGAAACGCTGGCCGCCCAGCGCGACGGCGACGCCTTCGTGGCCACGCGGCAGGTGCTGCGCTCGCAGCCCTACCAGTTGCGCCTGCAAAACGCGGCCAGCCGCAACCCCGACCCCATCGCCTACCAGCTCACCGCCGTGCCCGACGCGCCCCCCACGCTCACGCTGGAGGTATTTTCCGACACCGCCTCGCTGAATTTCCTGGCCCTGGGCGGCACCGTGCGCGACGACTACGGCCTCACGCGCCTGCTGCTGCACTACACCGTGCGCCGCGGGGGCCCCGGCGGCGCGGCGCGGGTGGTGGCGCTGGCGCTGCCCCGCGAAAGCGCCGGCACCTACAGCCACACCTGGAACATTGGGGCCCTGGGCCTGAAGCCCGGCGACCGCCTCGAATACTTCGTGGAAGCCTGGGACAACGATGGCCTGCACGGCCCCAAGGCCACCCGTACCCGCCCGGCCGAGTTCCGGCTGCCCAGCCGCCGCGCGCAGGAGCAGCAGCTGGCCGCCGCCTCGCAGGCCGTGGCCAGCCAGATGAGCCAGGCCGCCAAGCAGAGCGAGAAGCTGGAGCGCGAATTGGCCAAAACCACCGACAAGCTGAAAACCAAGCGCGAGCTGAGCTTCCAGGACCGCAAGCAGCTGGAGAACATGCTCGACCAGAAGCAGCAGCTCAACCAGCAGGTGGAGCAGATGCAGAAGGCCTTCGAGCAGTTGCAGCAGAAGCAGGACCAGCTCGACCCCAAGAGCGAGGAGCTGGCCAAGAAGGCCGACGAGCTAAAAAAGCTGATGGCCGACCTGCTCGACCCCGAAACCAAGAAGCTGTACGACAAGCTGCAAAAGCTGCTGGAGCAGCAAAAGCAGCCCGACGCCGAGATGCAGAAGCTGATGCAGCAGCTCGAAAACAAGGAGAACACCTTGCAAAAAGAGCTGGATAGGGCCCTGGAGATGTTCAAGCAGATGCAGTTTGACCAGAAGGCTGAGGCCACCGCCGACAAGCTGGAAAAGCTGGCCGAGGACGAGCAAAAGCTGGCTGAAAAAACCGCCCAGAACGACAAGGATAACCCCGAGAACAAGGCCTCGAAGGAGCAGCAAAAAGCCGCCCAGGAGCAGCTCAAGCAAACCCAGGCCGAGAACCAGCAGCAGTTTGAGGACCTGAAAAAGGACTTGCAGGACCTCAAGCAGATGGACAAGGAAATGGGCGACCAGAACGGAGCCGACGAGCAGAAACCCGAGCAGGAGCAAACAGACCAGGACATGCAAGAGGGCCAGCAGCAGCTGGGCAAAAACCAGAACCAGAAGGCCGCCGCCAAGCAGAAAAGCGCCGCCCAGCGGATGCAGAAAATGGCCAAGAAAATGCGCGACCAGCAGGACCAGGAGGAAAGCGACCACGCCCAGCAGAACATCGACGACCTGCGCTACATCCTCAAGAACCTGCTGACGCTCAGCTTCGACCAGGAGGGCCTGATGAAGGATTTCCGCCGCGTGGACCAGAGCGACCCGCGCTTCGTGCAGCTGGGCCAGACGCAGCGCAAGCTGCGCGACGACTCGCGCATCATCCAGGACTCGCTGTACGCGCTGGCCAAGCGCGAGCCCAAAATTCAGAGCTTCGTGACCCGCGAGGTGGGCGACATGAACGGCCGCATGGACGAGGCCCTGGGCCACATCCAGCAGCGCGACGTGAACCGCGCCACCGCCACCCAGCAGCAGGCCATGACCAGCATGAACAACCTGGCCCTGATGCTCAGCAGCTCGCTCAACGACATGCAGCAGGCCCAGGCACAGGCACAGGGCCAGCCCAAGGACGGCAAGGGCAAGCCCGGTCGCAAAAAGGGCAAGGGCAAAGGGCAGGGCCAGGGTAAACCGGGCCCCGGCAACCTGGGCCAGATGCAGCAGCAGCTCAACCAACAGATTCAGCAGCTCTCGCAGAGCGGCAAAACCGGGCGCGCCATGTCGCAGGAGCTGGCCAAGCTGGCCGGCCAGCAGCAGATGCTGCGCCAAGCAATGCAGCAGCTCGACCGGATGCAGAACCCGGGGGGCCCCGGCGGCAGCGGCAAGGATGGCGGCGGTAAGCCCGGC
This genomic stretch from Hymenobacter sp. PAMC 26628 harbors:
- a CDS encoding exodeoxyribonuclease III, producing MKIISYNVNGLRSALSKGLLDWVQQADPDVLCLQEIKAGVGPLDVSGFEALGYYAYLHPAQKPGYSGVATFSKTKPVAVVHGCGTPAYDDEGRVLRLDFDDVSVLNTYMPSGTSGLARQAFKVEWLHFFRRYVAGLRAAGGAPLLIGGDFNCCQTEIDLHNPKANQQSPGYTPEERQWFRDFLADGFVDTFRHHYPGAPGHYSWWSYRAGSRPRNVGWRLDHWLADAALQPRLAAAGLLPDAVHSDHCPAWVELNG
- a CDS encoding DUF4175 family protein; translation: MAVVVERGAPGADQYPALARVRAELEAFKRKFYLNLLVRGALVAGGLLLTLFVAFSLLEYFLYLPTAVRAVLLFGFLGLAAYAFARWIWQPLAALTNLRRLLSDEQAARRVGELFPQVQDRLLNALQLQGQARGNALVAASLEQRAAQLGQISFAEGIDIQQQSRPLWKYALGPLALLGLALAVFPSFLKQGTERIWHYQRAYSPPAPFEFVLKNKQLTAFRGENFTLDVTVTGSALPAEASVRYGGSERKMQRVAGHPDQFRYVFEQPQADVDFQLTGAGFASPEHRLVVRERPSLRDFKVRITYPAYTGRGPETVENGGNLTVPEGSTVRWEFATAATQALALVFENPAETLAAQRDGDAFVATRQVLRSQPYQLRLQNAASRNPDPIAYQLTAVPDAPPTLTLEVFSDTASLNFLALGGTVRDDYGLTRLLLHYTVRRGGPGGAARVVALALPRESAGTYSHTWNIGALGLKPGDRLEYFVEAWDNDGLHGPKATRTRPAEFRLPSRRAQEQQLAAASQAVASQMSQAAKQSEKLERELAKTTDKLKTKRELSFQDRKQLENMLDQKQQLNQQVEQMQKAFEQLQQKQDQLDPKSEELAKKADELKKLMADLLDPETKKLYDKLQKLLEQQKQPDAEMQKLMQQLENKENTLQKELDRALEMFKQMQFDQKAEATADKLEKLAEDEQKLAEKTAQNDKDNPENKASKEQQKAAQEQLKQTQAENQQQFEDLKKDLQDLKQMDKEMGDQNGADEQKPEQEQTDQDMQEGQQQLGKNQNQKAAAKQKSAAQRMQKMAKKMRDQQDQEESDHAQQNIDDLRYILKNLLTLSFDQEGLMKDFRRVDQSDPRFVQLGQTQRKLRDDSRIIQDSLYALAKREPKIQSFVTREVGDMNGRMDEALGHIQQRDVNRATATQQQAMTSMNNLALMLSSSLNDMQQAQAQAQGQPKDGKGKPGRKKGKGKGQGQGKPGPGNLGQMQQQLNQQIQQLSQSGKTGRAMSQELAKLAGQQQMLRQAMQQLDRMQNPGGPGGSGKDGGGKPGGKDGKGNNPSEKDAKGEQGGGGSGEVKKLMEQTETDLVNKRLTEQTLLRQQQILTRLLEVEKSARERDQDTKREAQTAKPQPPVFPPAFDKYKVLGQRQTDLLRTNPPTLTPYYQREVGEYFQKMK
- a CDS encoding ComF family protein, whose protein sequence is MLRSWLADFVGLVFPRLCPACREPLARGEAHLCTNCRAELPYTDFHRLPPEANPLGRRFWGKLPVRHALSYLRFVRQGRVQRLLHGLKYGGQRDVGTALGRLYGAELAAAGLAADFDLIVPVPLHPRKLAKRGFNQAEVFAEGLAAGLALPWAPALRRTAHTATQTKKNRAERWDNVATVFEAADAASVAGRRVLLVDDVLTTGATLEACGAALLAAGALEISIATIACA
- a CDS encoding carboxymuconolactone decarboxylase family protein, which produces MSQVNEFNDYRQRMNEKILAADNKVIKRFFNLDTNTYVAGALDVKTKEMLGLACSLVLRCDDCIKYHLGKCFEEKLSDEEIYEVFAIANLIGGSIVIPHFRRAVEYWEILKEEAGPGQPAPDHAHAHGGPAA